Proteins found in one Cellulomonas palmilytica genomic segment:
- the gmk gene encoding guanylate kinase — translation MTTTPARLTVLAGPTAVGKGTVSADVRARYPQVWLSVSATTRAPRPGEVDGVHYHFVSAQEFDRMVADGELLEWAVVHGRNRYGTPRGPVQERLAAGVPTLLEIDLQGARQVRETMPDARFVFLAPPSFDELVRRLVGRGTEDAEERERRLATARVELAAEPEFDHVIVNDDVTRATDELVRVMGVVPA, via the coding sequence ATGACGACGACGCCTGCGCGGCTCACCGTGCTCGCGGGACCCACGGCGGTCGGCAAGGGGACGGTCTCGGCCGACGTCCGTGCGCGCTACCCGCAGGTGTGGCTGTCGGTGTCCGCGACGACGCGTGCGCCGCGCCCCGGCGAGGTCGACGGGGTGCACTACCACTTCGTCTCCGCGCAGGAGTTCGACCGCATGGTCGCGGACGGCGAGCTCCTCGAGTGGGCCGTGGTGCACGGGCGCAACCGCTACGGCACGCCGCGCGGACCCGTCCAGGAGCGCCTCGCGGCGGGCGTGCCGACGCTGCTCGAGATCGACCTGCAGGGTGCGCGGCAGGTCCGCGAGACCATGCCGGACGCGCGTTTCGTCTTCCTCGCGCCGCCGTCGTTCGACGAGCTCGTGCGACGCCTCGTGGGCCGCGGCACCGAGGACGCCGAGGAGCGTGAGCGCCGGCTGGCCACGGCGCGCGTCGAGCTCGCGGCGGAGCCGGAGTTCGACCACGTGATCGTCAACGACGACGTGACCCGCGCCACGGACGAGCTGGTGCGCGTCATGGGCGTGGTCCCCGCGTGA
- the rpoZ gene encoding DNA-directed RNA polymerase subunit omega, with amino-acid sequence MSGTVAAPTGITDPPIDQLLERADSKYALVLYSAKRARQINAYYSQLNEGLLEYVGPLVETRPQEKPLSIAMREIDKGLLTVEATEG; translated from the coding sequence GTGTCCGGAACCGTCGCCGCCCCCACGGGCATCACCGACCCGCCGATCGACCAGCTCCTCGAGCGTGCTGACTCGAAGTACGCGCTCGTGCTCTACTCGGCCAAGCGCGCGCGCCAGATCAACGCGTACTACTCGCAGCTCAACGAGGGCCTGCTGGAGTACGTCGGCCCGCTCGTCGAGACGCGTCCGCAGGAGAAGCCGCTGTCGATCGCGATGCGCGAGATCGACAAGGGTCTCCTGACGGTCGAGGCCACCGAGGGCTGA
- the coaBC gene encoding bifunctional phosphopantothenoylcysteine decarboxylase/phosphopantothenate--cysteine ligase CoaBC, which yields MRVVLGVAGGIAAYKAVLLLRLLREAGHEVRVVPTRAALEFVGRPTWEALSGRRVTTDVFEDVDEVAHVAIGQHADLVVVAPATADLLARAATGQADDLLTATLLVTRAPVLLAPAMHTEMWEHPATVANVATLRSRGVHVLDPASGRLTGTDTGPGRLPEPEEIAAAALALVADAGRPAAPAPAPTVAPARPADLAGRHVVVSAGGTREPIDPVRYLGNRSSGRQGVALARAALERGARVTLVAANLSVAPPAGAEVVTVETAAQLRDAVRTSAKDADVVVMAAAVADFRPVSPADAKIKKREGTAAPTIELVETVDVLAELARDRVRPGQVVVGFAAETGDAQGSVLEHGRAKARRKRADLLAVNAVGDGLGFGTDDNEVTILDAAGDPVASARGSKDDVAHALWDAVRALG from the coding sequence GTGCGCGTCGTCCTGGGTGTCGCGGGCGGCATCGCCGCCTACAAGGCGGTCCTGCTGCTGCGCCTGCTGCGTGAGGCGGGCCACGAGGTGCGGGTCGTGCCGACGCGCGCGGCCCTCGAGTTCGTGGGGCGTCCCACGTGGGAGGCCCTGTCGGGCCGGCGCGTGACGACGGACGTGTTCGAGGACGTCGACGAGGTCGCGCACGTCGCGATCGGCCAGCACGCGGACCTCGTCGTCGTCGCACCCGCGACCGCGGACCTGCTCGCGCGGGCCGCGACGGGCCAGGCCGACGACCTGCTGACAGCGACGCTCCTGGTCACGCGCGCGCCGGTGCTGCTCGCGCCGGCGATGCACACCGAGATGTGGGAGCACCCCGCGACGGTCGCCAACGTCGCCACCCTGCGCTCGCGTGGCGTGCACGTGCTGGACCCCGCCTCCGGCCGGCTCACGGGCACCGACACGGGCCCGGGGCGGCTCCCGGAGCCCGAGGAGATCGCCGCGGCGGCCCTCGCGCTCGTCGCCGACGCGGGACGACCGGCCGCACCGGCACCCGCACCCACCGTTGCACCCGCGCGCCCCGCCGACCTCGCGGGACGGCACGTCGTCGTGTCCGCGGGCGGCACGCGCGAGCCCATCGACCCGGTGCGGTACCTCGGCAACCGCTCGTCCGGGAGGCAGGGCGTCGCACTCGCGCGAGCCGCTCTCGAGCGCGGTGCGCGTGTGACGCTCGTCGCGGCGAACCTGTCCGTCGCGCCGCCGGCGGGGGCCGAGGTCGTGACGGTCGAGACCGCGGCGCAGCTGCGCGACGCGGTGCGCACGTCCGCCAAGGACGCCGACGTCGTGGTGATGGCCGCGGCCGTCGCGGACTTCCGGCCGGTGAGCCCGGCAGACGCCAAGATCAAGAAGCGCGAGGGCACGGCGGCCCCCACGATCGAGCTGGTCGAGACCGTCGACGTGCTCGCCGAGCTCGCGCGCGACCGCGTCCGCCCTGGTCAGGTCGTCGTCGGCTTCGCCGCCGAGACCGGTGACGCGCAGGGGAGCGTGCTCGAGCACGGCCGCGCGAAGGCGCGGCGCAAGCGCGCCGACCTGCTGGCCGTCAACGCCGTGGGCGACGGCCTCGGCTTCGGCACCGACGACAACGAGGTGACGATCCTCGACGCCGCGGGCGACCCCGTGGCGAGCGCGCGCGGCAGCAAGGACGACGTCGCGCACGCGCTGTGGGACGCCGTCCGCGCGCTGGGCTGA
- the metK gene encoding methionine adenosyltransferase — translation MTDPAMRLFTSESVTEGHPDKVCDQISDAILDAILEQDPVARVAVETMVTTGLVHVAGEVTTEAYVEIPQIIRQVVRGIGYTSSHIGFDGESCGVSVSIGQQSPDIAMGVDKSIEVRQDADDHDELDLQGAGDQGLMFGYASDDTPSLMPLPIWLAHRLSERLARVRKEGIVPGLRPDGKTQVTIGYEGDRPVRLDALVLSTQHEPDVQLDTHLRPGILEHVIRPVLDQVDLDTSSYDLFVNPTGQFVVGGPQGDAGLTGRKIIVDTYGGWARHGGGAFSGKDPSKVDRSAAYAMRWVAKNVVAAGLARRCEVQVAYAIGKAHPVGLYVETFGTGVVDDARLTDAIRQVFDLRPAAIIRTLDLQRPIYRRTAAYGHFGRELPDFTWERTDRVDDLRAAVG, via the coding sequence ATGACTGATCCCGCGATGCGCCTCTTCACGTCCGAGTCGGTGACGGAGGGGCATCCGGACAAGGTCTGCGACCAGATCTCGGACGCGATCCTGGACGCGATCCTGGAGCAGGACCCGGTCGCCCGGGTCGCGGTCGAGACCATGGTGACCACCGGCCTCGTGCACGTGGCCGGAGAGGTCACCACCGAGGCGTACGTCGAGATCCCGCAGATCATCCGGCAGGTCGTGCGCGGCATCGGCTACACGTCGTCGCACATCGGGTTCGACGGCGAGTCGTGCGGCGTGTCGGTCTCGATCGGGCAGCAGTCGCCCGACATCGCGATGGGCGTCGACAAGTCCATCGAGGTCCGGCAGGACGCCGACGACCACGACGAGCTGGACCTGCAGGGTGCGGGCGACCAGGGCCTGATGTTCGGCTACGCGTCCGACGACACGCCGTCGCTCATGCCGCTGCCGATCTGGCTCGCGCACCGCCTGTCCGAGCGGCTCGCGCGCGTCCGCAAGGAGGGGATCGTCCCCGGCCTGCGGCCCGACGGGAAGACGCAGGTGACGATCGGCTACGAGGGCGACCGCCCGGTCCGGCTCGACGCGCTCGTCCTGTCGACGCAGCACGAGCCCGACGTCCAGCTCGACACGCACCTGCGCCCGGGGATCCTCGAGCACGTGATCCGCCCGGTGCTCGACCAGGTGGACCTCGACACCTCGTCGTACGACCTGTTCGTCAACCCGACCGGCCAGTTCGTCGTCGGCGGTCCGCAGGGTGACGCCGGCCTCACGGGGCGCAAGATCATCGTCGACACGTACGGCGGCTGGGCGCGGCACGGCGGCGGCGCGTTCTCCGGCAAGGACCCGTCGAAGGTCGACCGGTCGGCGGCGTACGCGATGCGGTGGGTCGCCAAGAACGTCGTCGCGGCAGGGCTCGCGCGGCGGTGCGAGGTCCAGGTCGCGTACGCGATCGGCAAGGCGCACCCCGTGGGTCTGTACGTCGAGACGTTCGGCACGGGCGTCGTGGACGACGCGCGGCTCACCGACGCGATCCGGCAGGTCTTCGACCTGCGGCCCGCGGCGATCATCCGCACGCTCGACCTCCAGCGGCCCATCTACCGCCGGACGGCGGCGTACGGGCACTTCGGCCGCGAGCTGCCGGACTTCACGTGGGAGCGCACGGACCGCGTCGACGACCTGCGCGCGGCCGTCGGCTGA